Proteins from a genomic interval of Yarrowia lipolytica chromosome 1E, complete sequence:
- a CDS encoding uncharacterized protein (Truncated form of YALI0E12155g, weakly similar to uniprot|Q9Y7U5 Schizosaccharomyces pombe SPCC645.06C TUS1 similarity to GDP-GTP exchange factors, similar to Saccharomyces cerevisiae TUS1 (YLR425W); ancestral locus Anc_4.305) produces MQSWRPDSERPPPLPLKKPALNTSHRSNPASPGRAHFSQQNTNTPPPLPPQIPIYDTYMEQQAYEDYLENGFYDQQSLYRTPEPQHPARHFTPSPNAQDRYQIPPHLSPGHSSYQPPADLPALDTNDWSHVASAYETDNMYPDHAYESPVRMPVADAYMSPGSPSPLKTETYSPAPSQQSPLHHHSSQSSLNYMTSQSSPLTPQQCSERDLALRMERLDMRPAMERLEPRPMVDRIDMRPSMDIRPVDMRPTLEKRMSLPNGMPKYQPMSPSVSPSRFNSMPNKRPVPVSAGNTPVKQLDIPEYDILSDSMRSDTAWVELDLPSIPTRPQVDLSNVTYACPEMWSLSGVRNWIRPFFTGDKEVPEKDLHTAVSNLFAANKTMSPVYAEQYAKHVIGALGRGDVLRHDEERGSYMFSDEGVVSGVIPALTLCYSKSSHDSGYTCYSTKCPYESDTRKREDKKRTESTSSDQMDWAQYWELTDDQLARIDPREIKRQYAMHELIVGEEHFIRDLEILHNVYGESLKSHMPDKQFRDMFAVQDIIQCSKELLQGRLKARHIIFVTGIADIIIEWIKVARPHFLAYANRYLHADRRIRKEREDNVLFSQWLGDMSKDPRTLGKPYSIYFHRVIPRLARYSLLLGTISKHTTNEMELELLSRAVAECDDVTRQCNMVIGNVEKQVELLDLKSQFVFKPDCGADLKLESTQRKIMRRGDVQRKSDYGFEWIDAHLVLLDNFLVLCKHQTGQHGPKLYVTKKPIPLELLCVEQIDEAEQQTKGRIHNITSHVREVRDKRMSFIGGDHHSSSSSNPGAVTVLNEDSDQTTYPFRIRHLGQNITYTLFCPSSLDRDRWHTAMVEAKRQYSSKVYAKNAEPFRLTVLSYLDFGYEIPVRLAVPNNASTLQRAIEKAGMAGKPHLKTQPSSTSMTTRSKVNCATSFMFDSREFVFVGTDYGVFVSELSPETRHKGGNNKYKRCVDLHKVTQIGVIETLNLVIILCHRGLIYYHLDQLLNRSMTKDAATPMGYKLSSSASFFTIGNMKNRTLVFYKSREGLNSVFKVLEPIRQKGSQKKRSRMSLSRFSSHIGSTEYFRDAERFYVPSECWGISVFKNYFSVHCTKGFEAMSLDFKVPRTLPIISSGSTDLRKRLEGLRPLAMFQISDSKFMLCYDELLVYTDHFGNLASKPIPIMIKAKAVALQHPYLVIVDDEMAEIRHIDGTLKQVIPGQDMRLLDDHEGQIKLCMANPNIYGRQLIVELNTNELIVDDDDSSLTGL; encoded by the coding sequence ATGCAGTCGTGGCGGCCCGACAGCGAACGACCGCCACCTCTGCCCCTCAAAAAACCCGCATTGAACACCTCTCACAGATCTAATCCCGCGTCTCCAGGACGAGCTCACTTCTCACaacaaaacacaaacacgccCCCTCCACTGCCACCACAGATTCCCATCTACGACACATACATGGAGCAGCAAGCATATGAGGACTACCTGGAAAATGGGTTCTACGACCAACAATCACTATATCGTACCCCCGAGCCCCAGCACCCTGCGCGTCACTTTACTCCGTCCCCAAACGCCCAGGACAGATACCAGATCCCTCCGCATTTGAGTCCAGGCCACAGCTCGTACCAACCGCCAGCTGACCTGCCTGCATTGGACACCAACGACTGGAGCCATGTGGCGTCTGCATACGAAACAGACAACATGTATCCGGACCATGCATACGAGTCTCCGGTGCGCATGCCTGTGGCAGATGCCTACATGTCGCCTGGGAGTCCCAGTCCGTTGAAAACAGAGACATACTCGCCTGCTCCGTCTCAGCAATCACCTCTGCATCACCACTCTTCGCAGTCGTCTTTGAACTACATGACGTCTCAGTCGTCTCCCTTGACTCCCCAGCAGTGTTCGGAACGAGATTTGGCTCTAAGAATGGAGCGACTGGATATGCGTCCTGCCATGGAACGATTGGAGCCTCGTCCTATGGTCGATCGAATTGATATGCGCCCCTCCATGGACATTCGACCAGTCGATATGCGACCCACACTGGAGAAACGCATGAGTTTGCCCAACGGAATGCCCAAGTACCAGCCAATGTCACCTTCTGTGTCCCCGTCGCGGTTCAACTCTATGCCCAACAAGCGACCTGTACCTGTATCTGCAGGAAACACTCCCGTCAAGCAGCTCGACATTCCCGAGTACGATATTCTGTCGGACAGTATGCGGTCGGATACCGCCTGGGTGGAGCTGGATCTCCCGTCCATTCCTACACGACCACAGGTGGATCTCTCAAACGTGACGTACGCATGTCCTGAGATGTGGTCGCTGTCTGGCGTTCGAAACTGGATCCGTCCTTTCTTCACAggcgacaaggaggtgccTGAGAAGGATTTGCATACGGCCGTTTCGAATCTCTTTGCCGCCAACAAGACCATGTCTCCTGTTTATGCTGAACAGTACGCCAAACACGTAATCGGAGCCCTTGGACGAGGCGACGTGCTTCGACATGATGAGGAGAGAGGCTCTTATATGTTCAGCGACGAAGGTGTCGTTTCAGGAGTTATCCCAGCCCTCACCCTGTGCTACAGCAAGTCGTCGCATGACTCTGGATACACTTGTTATTCCACAAAGTGCCCATATGAGTCCGACACTCGGAAACGAGAGGACAAGAAGCGCACCGAATCTACATCCTCTGACCAGATGGACTGGGCGCAGTACTGGGAGCTCACCGATGACCAGCTGGCTCGTATTGACCCCCGAGAAATCAAGCGGCAGTACGCCATGCACGAACTCATCGTGGGAGAGGAGCACTTCATTCGTGACCTGGAGATTCTGCACAACGTCTACGGCGAATCTCTCAAGTCACACATGCCCGACAAGCAGTTTCGGGACATGTTTGCTGTTCAGGATATTATCCAGTGttccaaggagctgctccaggGCCGTCTCAAGGCCAGACACATTATTTTTGTGACTGGTATTGCCGACATCATCATCGAGTGGATCAAGGTTGCTCGTCCACACTTTCTTGCCTATGCGAACCGGTACTTGCATGCTGACCGGCGTATTCGAAAGGAGCGCGAAGACaatgttttgttttctCAGTGGCTGGGCGACATGTCGAAGGACCCTCGGACGCTCGGAAAGCCCTACTCGATCTACTTTCATCGAGTTATCCCCCGTCTGGCTCGATATTCGCTTCTTTTGGGCACCATTTCGAAGCATACTACCAACGAGATGGAATTGGAGCTTCTATCACGTGCTGTCGCCGAGTGTGATGACGTCACTCGACAATGTAACATGGTGATTGGCAACGTCGAAAAGCAGGTGGAGCTGTTGGATCTCAAGAGCCAGTTTGTGTTTAAGCCCGACTGTGGTGCTGATCTGAAGCTTGAGAGCACTCAGCGAAAGATTATGCGACGAGGTGACGTACAGCGAAAGTCCGACTACGGCTTTGAGTGGATTGACGCTCATCTGGTGCTGTTGGACAACTTTTTGGTGCTGTGCAAGCATCAGACAGGTCAGCATGGTCCCAAATTGTATGTGACGAAAAAACCCATTCCTCTGGAGCTATTGTGCGTTGAGCAGATTGACGAGGCCGAGCAGCAGACCAAGGGCCGAATTCACAACATCACGTCGCATGTTCGAGAAGTCAGAGACAAGCGAATGAGTTTCATTGGCGGAGATCAtcacagcagcagctcctccaaccccGGAGCAGTCACCGTGCTCAACGAGGACTCCGATCAGACCACGTATCCTTTCCGAATTCGCCATCTCGGCCAGAACATCACCTACACCCTGTTCTGTCCGTCTTCTCTTGATCGAGACAGATGGCACACTGCCATGGTCGAGGCCAAGCGTCAGTACTCCAGCAAGGTGTATGCCAAGAACGCCGAGCCCTTCCGGCTGACAGTTCTGTCATATCTCGACTTTGGATACGAGATTCCTGTTCGCCTGGCAGTCCCTAACAATGCCTCTACTCTCCAGAGAGCCATTGAAAAGGCCGGTATGGCCGGCAAGCCGCACCTGAAGACCCAACCGTCTTCGACCAGCATGACTACTCGAAGCAAGGTCAACTGTGCTACGTCGTTCATGTTTGATTCGCGTGAATTCGTTTTTGTCGGCACAGATTAcggtgtttttgtgtccgAGTTATCTCCCGAGACCCGTCACAAGGGCGGaaacaacaagtacaagcgGTGTGTCGACTTGCACAAGGTGACTCAGATTGGCGTGATTGAGACACTCAACTTGGTTATTATCCTGTGCCACCGTGGACTAATCTACTACCATCTGGACCAACTGCTCAACCGAAGCATGACCAAGGATGCGGCCACCCCCATGGGCTACAAGTTGTCTTCCTCTGCGTCCTTTTTCACCATTGGCAATATGAAGAACCGAACCCTGGTATTCTACAAGTCTCGCGAGGGTCTCAACTCGGTGTTCAAGGTATTGGAGCCCATTCGGCAAAAGGGCTCTCAGAAGAAGCGATCTCGAATGTCGCTGTCTCGGTTCTCGTCGCATATTGGGTCCACCGAGTACTTCAGGGACGCTGAGCGGTTCTACGTGCCGTCCGAGTGCTGGGGCATCTCCGTGTTCAAAAACTACTTTTCGGTGCACTGTACCAAGGGATTCGAGGCCATGAGTCTGGATTTCAAGGTGCCTCGAACACTACCCATCATCTCTTCTGGCTCCACTGACCTCAGAAAGCGACTAGAAGGACTCAGGCCCCTGGCCATGTTCCAGATCTCGGACTCCAAGTTCATGCTCTGCTatgacgagctgctggtgtACACGGATCACTTTGGCAACCTGGCCTCCAAGCCCATTCCCATCATGATaaaggccaaggccgtGGCACTTCAACATCCCTACCTGGTGATTGTGGACGACGAGATGGCCGAGATTCGGCACATTGATGGTACTCTCAAGCAGGTGATTCCTGGCCAGGATATGCGGCTTCTCGACGACCACGAAGGCCAGATCAAGCTGTGCATGGCGAACCCCAATATTTACGGCCGCCAACTCATTGTCGAGCTCAACACCAACGAGCTTATTgttgacgacgacgattcGTCTCTCACGGGATTGTAA
- a CDS encoding uncharacterized protein (Compare to YALI0E12177g, weakly similar to uniprot|P46944 Saccharomyces cerevisiae YDR108w GSG1 sporulation specific protein, similar to Saccharomyces cerevisiae GSG1 (YDR108W); ancestral locus Anc_8.255) — MFSLLLQSFVCCRFLSSLWLSQHSVVCLLLQVLLTHITISNSQHNTPNPTMMKSIVARAYSPFCSVFATEDCDKLANDLGYEDLITLLAPHGDSVGRATVRDSQGMTNTYDDFAIRLGAKRPTERDSGGMLFNPDAMEALLREYIGHYNSDDSAFARFFAKLVAAPPDTAFETFSQPAAHLFCVSSRNAHPLDTLQALAQGQKRDKDCLNFYVLVHDARVEDAENSTQRTIALLERAKKRFGLAGMIKLGQEGVPETIPTPQFLTVGDELVNLKTGVGFGSRTLSQPDKESIRSLLREFTVQHLIPHMERCIMTWDTVAAGKRGLTGRMFSAGKKWLKFGGSEKQEAGSSIQASGIYPQGSPEQTIRRLADYAFMLRDYRYAYATYELVKRDFLSDKAWKYLAACQEQAAVALLMYTTRLTEKQRVEVLNPLLDSACYTYISRLQLPQYALRMLVVTSDLQCLLGPDAASQGATQWFQKLLDERLVGRLGYALIMLRVSYAFSQSPKGRKAALWQLLSAREWADANQKGEMAKCLDMTAPVYDELNWPNNEGTLLTRLKGELANEAKPTSVAS; from the coding sequence ATGTTTTCACTCTTGCTTCAATCGTTTGTCTGTTGTCGTTTTCTGTCTTCCCTTTGGCTCTCCCAGCACTCGGTCGTCTGTctactactacaagtactactAACACACATCACCATATCAAACTCACAACATAACACTCCCAACCCAACTATGATGAAGTCGATAGTGGCAAGGGCGTACTCGCCGTTCTGCTCCGTGTTCGCCACGGAAGACTGCGACAAACTCGCCAACGATCTCGGATACGAAGATCTCATCACTCTTCTGGCCCCCCATGGAGACTCGGTAGGAAGAGCCACAGTTCGAGACTCCCAGGGCATGACCAACACGTACGACGACTTTGCCATTCGACTGGGTGCCAAGCGACCCACCGAGAGAGACTCTGGCGGCATGCTCTTCAACCCGGACGCCATGGAGGCGCTTCTGAGAGAGTACATTGGTCACTACAACTCTGACGATTCTGCATTTGCCCGGTTTTTCGCCAAACTGGTGGCTGCTCCACCGGACACGGCATTTGAGACCTTTTCTCAACCGGCTGCGCATCTCTTTTGTGTCTCCAGCAGAAACGCGCATCCTCTGGACACGTTGCAGGCTTTGGCCCAGGGCCAGAAACGCGATAAGGACTGTCTCAACTTTTATGTGCTGGTGCACGATGCACGTGTGGAGGACGCCGAGAACTCGACGCAACGAACCATTGCGTTGCTGGAGCGGGCCAAGAAGCGGTTTGGACTGGCTGGTATGATCAAACTGGGCCAGGAGGGTGTTCCGGAGACGATCCCCACGCCGCAGTTTCTGACCGTGGGCGATGAGCTGGTCAATCTTAAGACTGGAGTGGGATTCGGTTCTCGGACCTTGTCTCAGCCTGACAAGGAGAGTATTCGGTCGCTTTTGAGAGAGTTTACCGTACAGCATCTTATTCCGCACATGGAACGGTGTATCATGACGTGGGATACGGTGGCAGCCGGAAAACGAGGACTAACAGGTCGAATGTTTTCCGCGGGCAAAAAGTGGCTCAAGTTCGGAGGAAGCGAGAAACAGGAGGCAGGATCATCCATCCAAGCATCGGGAATCTACCCCCAGGGGTCTCCAGAACAGACGATTCGACGTTTGGCAGATTATGCGTTCATGCTGAGAGACTACAGATACGCATATGCTACTTACGAGCTGGTAAAACGGGATTTCCTGTCGGACAAGGCGTGGAAGTACCTTGCAGCATGTCAGGAACAGGCAGCAGTGGCCCTTCTCATGTACACTACTCGTCTGACGGAGAAACAACGGGTTGAGGTGCTGAACCCATTGCTGGACTCGGCATGCTATACATATATTTCGCGGCTGCAATTACCACAGTATGCGCTTCGAATGCTGGTGGTAACTTCGGACCTGCAGTGTCTGCTTGGTCCTGACGCTGCTTCACAGGGGGCAACTCAGTGGTTCCAGAAACTGTTGGATGAGCGGCTGGTGGGCCGTTTGGGTTATGCTCTCATCATGTTGCGGGTATCGTACGCCTTTTCACAATCTCCCAAAGGCAGAAAGGCGGCTCTGTGGCAGTTGTTGTCTGCTCGTGAATGGGCTGATGCCAACCAGAAGGGTGAGATGGCAAAGTGTCTAGACATGACAGCGCCGGTTTATGACGAGTTGAACTGGCCAAACAACGAGGGGACATTGTTGACTAGGTTAAAGGGGGAACTTGCCAACGAGGCTAAACCTACGAGCGTGGCGAGCTGA
- a CDS encoding uncharacterized protein (Compare to YALI0E12133g, similar to uniprot|P00445 Saccharomyces cerevisiae YJR104c SOD1 copper-zinc superoxide dismutase, similar to Saccharomyces cerevisiae SOD1 (YJR104C); ancestral locus Anc_7.477) — protein sequence MVKAVAVLRGDSKVSGTVTFEQDSESGPVTVTYDIKGNDPNAERGFHVHEFGDNTNGCTSAGPHFNPFKKNHGGPTDSERHVGDLGNVKTDSEGVAKGVLKDSLLKLTGDNSIVGRTVVIHGGEDDLGKGGHADSLKTGNAGPRPACGVIGLTA from the exons ATGGTCAAGGCTG TCGCTGTTCTTCGAGGAGATTCCAAGGTCTCCGGTACTGTCACTTTCGAGCAGGACTCTGAGTCCGGCCCCGTCACTGTCACCTACGACATCAAGGGCAACGATCCCAACGCTGAGCGAGGATTCCACGTCCACGAGTTTGGTGACAACACCAACGGCTGCACTTCTGCCGGCCCCCACTTCAACCccttcaagaagaaccacgGTGGTCCCACCGACTCTGAGCGACACGTTGGTGACCTCGGAAACGTCAAGACTGACTCTGAGGGTGTTGCCAAGGGTGTTCTCAAGGACTCTCTTCTCAAGCTGACTGGTGACAACTCCATTGTTGGCCGAACCGTCGTTATCCACGGTGGTGAGGACGATCTTGGAAAGGGTGGCCATGCCGACTCTCTCAAGACCGGAAACGCTGGCCCTCGACCCGCCTGCGGTGTCATTGGTCTTACCGCCTAA